TTACTTTTTAAATGTATTAAAGGCTTGTTTTTCAACGGTGTTCGTTTACCTGCACTGAAGAAAATTGAAGCGGCATTACAAAGTGTTGAGCATATTGACAATGTACATAATTTAATTGTAAAAAGTGACAACGGCGAAGTTGTTGTTGGTGCTCATATTGTTTTAAAACATCAATGTACATTGGAGAAACACGATGAAGTTTGTCGTTTTCAAGTTGAGCGTGTTTTAAAAGAACAATTTGATATTAAAACCAGCGTCTTACAAATTGAAACAGGTGGTTGTCAGCATACTGAGTGATATGTTGCTTGTGATCATAAGTTTGCGCAATATTGCATTTGTTGTCTATAAAGTTGTTCTAAAAGGTCATCTTGGTAAGCTTCTTTAACCGCTTCTTCTAAAAGTGGTTTCATTGATATAAAAGGCGACTTTTTCGCTAGATGCAACCCCAACTCTTTTGTACCTAGGTAAAAGGCATTAGCCATAATGTCTTCATCCAATTTTTCTTGGTAGAGAGCATACTCAAGCCCAACTTTAGAGCCAATCACTGCATTTATACGATTTAATTTTAATAACCGAATAGCTTGATTGTAGCTATTCACGCTAATTTTATTTAATCGTTTATCTTGATCAAATTTTTTATTAAATTGCGCACTTCTAATAACGGCAATCCTAGTAAGTTGATATAAATCTTTATATTGTTTAATTGTGGTGTCAGGTTGAGTCAGTATAAAAATTTTTTCTAGTGATAGTGGGCCAATATACTCAACGTCTTCAGTTACCGTGTTATTTTTAAATAGTAGCGCTAAATCAAGCTCGCCATTTTTTAACGAATTTAAAATTCTTGCGTATGGGAAAGCGGCTAACTTAAGCGGGGTGTTAAGAGTATTCGTCACTTTTTCAATGGCTAAGACACCAATCCCCTTACATTGAGATTGTTCATCAAACCCATTGAAAGGTGAGAAAGGTGGAACGCTGAAACTGAGTCGCTGATCACCTGCAAACGACAAATTATGAGTCATTGCTATAGCTAAAAGAATAAAAGCTGAAATATAAAAGTGCTTTTTCAATGTGAAAAATACCAAGTTAAATTATTGATCTTCAAAAGAGTATAGTCACCTTTTTTATTTTTTGACAACCGTTACGACACTCTAGATATAAACAGCGTTAGCACAAAGTGCTTTATTTGTATATTATACCAATAGTTTTTAATTTGTATGGACTTCACATGTTACCTATACATGGACGTTGGAAAATAAAAGTTGAAGATAAAGTTGTTATGCAGTTATTTGCAGACTCATGGAACGAAGAAGCTGTAATTACTTATATCAAAGAATTTAAAGCTGCGGTAACACCTTTAATTAATGATGATTGGGCCATAATCTCTGTTTTTGAACAGTGGGAGTTGGGTATACCAGAAATAGAGCATCATGTGATTGAACTTTGTCAGTGGTTTAAACAACATGGCTGTATTAAAGATTGTCATGTTTATAGCCGTAATAGGCTGAAAAGCATGCAACTTGAAAAAATGGTCCCAACGACTGATGTTGGTTATGAGCGCTGTGTGTTTGATAATGTTAATGCCGCAATAGTATGGCTAGATTCACAAGGGTTTACTATTTCTCAACCTCAATTTCTTTATGATATAGCACTTAACACATCGGAAATTTAAAATAATTTATTACTTCTACATCTATTTCCCTTCTCTATAATCAGTAATTTATTGATTAAATTAGTCATTGAACGTCCAAAAATGCAGTCAAGTTTTTTAATTTTTTAGGAATAATTTTGTTAACACTAGATACATACTATCCAGCGGGTGGACGAGTAGAGCATGAGATTAAAATTATTGACGTTAAGTCAACTCAGCGTGATGATGTTTTAATTGCTATGGCAAAGTTACCATCAGCCAGTGTAGAAAAGCCTGTGGTGATTTATCAACAATTATTGGCAAATGGTGAAACAGAATATCGTACGGTTTCTGCACGGTGTCCACATCAAGGTGCTGATATTACTGATGACAAACTTAATGCTGATGGCAACGTATATTGTTCATTACATCGCCGACCAATTTGCATATTCAGCGAGTATAATCATGCTTATTTAACCGTAAAGCGTGCTGATGAATTTTTTATTGTTAAAAACTAAAAACTAAATACTAGGTGTTTATTGAGTGACTTTAGTTATCTGATTTTTAACATATTCACATTCACATTCACGCTCACTTGCACTGTTTTCATTAATCTATAGCTTTAACCGCTATAGGGGGATTTGCCGATACTTTAGTTTCAGTACTAATACTGCTGCTACTAATAGCGGTGCCCAATAAAGATAACAAGCAATAAGATGTAAAGTAGTAAAAACCGGGGCCTAAAGCAGATAACGTTTCACTGCTAACAATAAAGTCTAATTTAAAGCCGAATATTACCATTTTCTGTTGTGTTGCCGTCTCAGCATGATTTGTTGATAACACAGCAAGAAAAATTGCCACAACAAAAACATCAGCCATTGACCACTTGCCAATTTTACTTATTATTTTGTATACAGTGACTTCTAATTTTGAATGTTTTTTTATGTAAGCGATGGTGAGTAAAATGAATTTCACCACAGGAATACATATTGAAAAAGAAAAAATTAAAGCGGCAACCAATAAGCGTTCATCTTGCCAAAGTTCTTGTATTGTTTGTAATAAAGAAAGGTTTTTATCAATTAAAGTATTGGTGATTTTTGCGCCACTTACATTGGCTGTCATCGCCATGTTTAGTGAAAACATAGGTAACAATACGCCAGGAATAAAAAGCGCAATAGCGATAAGATTAAACAAAAAACCTAGATGTTTTTTAATCATAATGTTTGCACGTATTCCTAATTTATTATTGTAATCATATTATTTAAACCACGCTGTTACTATTTTTTAATCTGCACTTCAGTCAGTTTATCTACGGTTGCTGAGCATGACTTTAGAAAAACCGACATAAAGTATTCTACTTCAGGCATTTGTTGCTTGAGCGTAGTTAATTTTAATTCTAAGCGTTCTTTTACGTGGTCAAATTCATGGTTTTGATGGTTCAATTCATCAAGTGCTTTGATATAAGCGACTAAAATATCGGCCGCTTTGACTATTTTTTTATACTGCTCATCAACATTGTCTTGCACTATGATATCGGAAAATATTGCTTGAAACTCCTCTGGTAAAGATTCAAGACATTGCTTTTCAGCGATGTATTCTATCTTTTTAAACTCTCGTGCAATTTCAGGGTTAGCATATTTTGTTGGGCTAACAATATCACCGAATCTTGTTTCGCTGGCTTCGTGATAAAGCGCAACCGTTGCAACTTTATCGGCATTTATATTACCTGAAAATTTTTCATTTCTAATAACAGCTAATAAGTGGGCAACGATAGCCACTTGATGAGAATGTTCTGCAACATTTTCTGGTTTAACACAAAACATTAATGCCCATCGTTTGATAAGCGGCATTCTGAACATCCAAGCGAGAAAAGTACTTTGCATATTGAAACCTTAAGTAAAACCTTAAATAAGAATTAGCGACTATTGGCGATAGGTGCTAAAAAAGTTAGCGAGCCTTTCCATTGCTTGTTTTAATTCGTCTACGTGTGGTAAAAACACTAGGCGAAAATAATTTTTTTGGGAAATATTAAAAGCGCTACCGTGCACTAACAATATTTTTTCTTGTTTGAGTAAATCTAAGATCATTTTTTCATCATTACTAATATTAAACTTCTCCTGATCTACCTTTACGAATAAGTATAATGCGCCCATGGCTGGGTTACATGAAAGGCCATCAATCTCGTTAATCATTTTGTGCGCTAAATTACGTTGCTTAAGTAAACGACCATCAGCATGTATTAATTCATTAATACTTTGATAACCGCCTAGTGCGGTCTGAATAGCATGCTGACACGGTACATTGGCACATAAGCGCATAGAAGACAGTATATTCAAGCCTTCTAAATAATCTTCAGCATGTGATTTAGGACCAGAAACCACCATCCAACCAGCACGAAAGCCTGCAATACGGTAATTTTTAGATAAACCACCCATAGTAATGATTAACACGTCATTAGCTAAACTTGCGGTAGGAATATGTTTGGCTTGATCATAAAGAATTTTGTCGTAAATTTCGTCACTGAATATGATCAAGTTGTGTTCACGGGCGAGTGAGATAATACCTTGTAGAATTTCTTCACTATAAACCGCGCCCGTTGGATTATTCGGGTTAATTAAAACAATGGCTTTGGTTTTAGGTGTTATTTTATTCGCCATATCTTCTAGGTCAGGAAACCATTGGTTTTCATCATCACAGTGATAATGAATTGGTTCACCGCCCGACAAGGCAACTGCAGCTGTCCATAACGGGTAGTCAGGTGCAGGAATTAATACTTCATCTTCATCATTCAACAAGCCTTGCATAGCCATAACAATAAGTTCGCTAACACCATTACCAATGTAAATATCGTCAACACTGACATCTAAAATGCCATTTTGTTGAAAGTACTGCATAACTGCTACCCGTGCAGGATATATGCCTTTTGACTCACAATAACCTTGAGCAGTTGGTAAATTACGAATTACATCTTTTAAAATATCATCAGGTGCTTCAAAGCCAAATGGAGCAGGGTTGCCAATATTAAGCTTTAAAATTTTATGCCCCTCATCTTCTAAACGTTTGGCCTCACCGGCAATTTGTCCACGAATTTCGTAACATACGTTTTTTAATTTTGAAGATTTTTTGATAATTTTCATAATGGCGGTCTTATAAATGATAAAAAGTGAATTAACGTTATTGCGTTCGTTAATATGAAACAGAAAATGAAGCTAAAGAAAAACTGATAGTCATTGAATGTACGTAATTTTTAATTTCTTCCTTACCTCCATTGTTGCGAATATTGGCTAACTTTGAAACAGTTACTTGCAACTTTTTTATAGCAAATGATAAATAATTACGACATCTTGTTATTAAGATTAATTTTTCAGTTGTATATGCCCCTTAATATCACACTGATGAGGATGATAACAATGCCTGTACCTTTATTATGGTTAGGAGCTGCTGCTTCAGTATTAGCGGTAAAAGCATTAGCCGACGATAGAAAAATTCAACATACTAAACGATTTAAACGCTACCGTGCTCAAACCCTTGCTGATCTTGAACAATATGAATCACCAATTGCTACTTATCCAACTGATGTTTTTGATACCGAACAAAAGGTTAAGCCGGAAATAGGCGCGATAGTTTGTTGTGGTATTGGTGGTGTTTTAGAGCATAGTGGTATTTGGATTGGCGATAACACTATTGTTGAAGTCGATGGTAATGGCTTAGTGAAAGCGGTATCCCCACAACGCTTTACTCAGAGCCGTTCAGGAAATAAAATTTTTATTGCCTGTGACTCGTTAGGTCAGCCATTAGTGAGTGAACTAGCCGCACAAAAAGCTATTGATCAATTATATCAAGTTATTAGTTATCACTTATTTGATAATAACTGCCACCAATTTATATGGCAGTGCTTCCAAACTAACAATAAGAGTATTACTACGTTTAAAGCATTATCGCTAAATATTGCCCAACTTTTTGATCGGGTTATCTATTGGGATTTATCTGACTGTTAGTGATATGTAGATTGTGTTTAAGCTTTTTTCAGACAAAGATCTTATAGAGTTAAAGAAGAGTAAAATTAAGGCTTCTAAGCGCAAATAAAAACGGCCTTGCAGAATATGCAAAGCCGTTTTCACTATTTAAATATAACCTTAACTGTAACAACAGAACGATTACAATAAATTATTTCATTGCCTTTAGGCGAATAAAGACATGACATCGCTTATGGCTAACATAGACTTTTCACCAGTAATACGGTTTTTCACTTCAATTTCTTGATTGTCTAAGTTACGTTCACCAATCACTAACAATAATGGCGTACCGATTAATTCATGATCGGCAAACATAACACCTGGACGTTCTTTACGATCGTCAAATATCACTTCAATGCCAGCGTTTTGAAGCTGCTCGTATAATGCTTCAGCGGTTTCTTTAACGCGTGCTGACTTCGCCATATTCATAGGTACTACTGCTACTTGATAAGGTGCAATAGCTGCAGGCCATTTAATGCCGTATTTATCATGGTTTTGTTCAATAGCAGCAGCAACAATACGTGATACGCCAATACCGTAACAACCCATAGTTAAAATTTGATTTTTACCCGCTTCAGTTAACACGCCACAGTTCATTGCCTGTGCATATTTATCACCTAGTTGGAAAATATGACCGACTTCGATACCGCGTTTAATCTCAATGTTACCTTGGCCACATGGGCTAGGATCACCTGCGACAACATTACGTAAATCAGCAACGCTGTAGTTTGTTGTATCACGGTCCCAGTTTACGCCCGTTAAATGGATGTCATTTTTATTTGCACCACAAACAAAGTCAGCTAAGTGTGCTGCGCTTCGATCAACAATAACGTCAATTGTTAAACCGACTGGGCCAATTGAGCCAGCGTTACAACCTGCAGCTGCAGTTAACTGTTCGTCAGTTGCAAACGTTAATGGTGAGGCAATTTGTGATAAATTTTCAGCTTTAACTTCATTTAATTGATGATCGCCACGTAATACTAACGCAACAATTGGTGCGTCGTTCTCTTTTGTTGCGGTACCTAACACCAACAATGTTTTCACTGTGGTTGTTGCATCAATCGACAATAATTTAGCAACATCGTCAATCGTACGTGCTTTAGGTGTGGCAACTTCAGTCATGGCTTGTGTTGGTGCAGGGCGTTCGCCTTTAGGTGCTAAAGCTTCTGCTTTTTCAACGTTAGCAGCAAAATCAGAACCATCACTAAAGGCAATGTCGTCTTCACCAGAATCAGCTAATACGTGGAATTCATGTGACGCTTCACCACCAATAGAACCAGTATCAGCAATAACAGGGCGATAATCTAAACCTAAACGATCGAATATACGACAATAAGCGTCAAACATTGCTTGATAAGTTTTTTTCAAACACTCTTCACCTAAGTGAAAAGAGTAAGCATCTTTCATTAAAAATTCACGTCCGCGCATTACACCGAAACGAGGGCGAATTTCATCGCGGAATTTTGTTTGAATTTGAAAAACATTCAATGGTAGTTGCTTATAGCTGTTAATTTCATTAGCAACTAATTTTGTAATGACTTCTTCATGCGTTGGGCCTAAAACGAAAGCACGGTCGTGGCGATCATTTAAACGTAATAATTCAGGACCATAATCTTCCCAACGACCAGACTCTTCCCACAAATCAGCAGGCTGAACCATCGGCATTAATACTTCTAATGCGCCAGCTCGTTCCATCTCTTCACGAACAATGTTTTCAACTTTGCGTAGTACTTTTAAACCTGTCGGTAACCAAGTATATAAACCTGACGCTACATTACGTACTAAACCAGCACGTAACATTAATTGATGACTGATAACTTCAGCGCTAGCAGGGGTTTCTTTCAAGGTTGAAAGTAAATATTGGCTTGTACGCATTGAGAAAAAATTCCATTAGTAAACGAGCATAAAATATGGCGCTTATTCTAACAGGGCAATTTCAGCCACAAAAGGTTTAAATTGCCCATTAAGTAAAAAATAATTGCTTAAAGAGATATTAATAATGGTTGATACGCTTTAATACCTGTTGATTTTCGCCCATTCCACCTAGCGTGATCAAATCTCCATCAAGCTCTAATAGGCCTCGATGATCCATAGTAGCTGTTTTACTCTGCGTTATTTTCCAGATGTTAGTATCGATGTTATAGCGCCAAATTTCATTACTTGGTAAAGAAGGTTCGCCGTTATACCCTATGCCGTTATAATTATACGGATTGTTGCTACCACCAATAAACACGATTTCATTTGTATTTAACGTCATGTTTTTAAGTCCTTTAGCGGCCATTCGATAACGTGATTCACCCGTTGGATGTTTGACTTTAAACCATGAAATTTTACTGGGCATGGTTGGATTAATAACGCCGCGATAGCAGGCAGCTTCAGCAGCGTAACTTCTACGTTGATTAAGGTGAACATCAACACGAACGCCATCACAAATAAGCATTTTGTTATCAACTATGCCTCCGGCATGACCGAATACTGCTTTTCCAGGAAATGGTGACGCTTGTTGCCATTGGTCAGTGTGAGTATCGTATAGTTGTACTAAATTAACGTTGCCGTCATTGTGCCAACCACTAATTAAATAGATGTAACGGCTTTTATAAGCCAAAGCAATACTGTCATCTACCGGCACTGGCATGGGAGTTAGTGCTTGAAATTTATCTTGTAAAACATCATAGGCGTAAACGTCTGGTACTGACACTTCACTGTGATTTTTGGCAACAGTATAACCACCAAACACATAGGCAATATCATTTATAGCAGTGGCAACACTCGCTAGGCGACCTGTTAAACCATTGATAGGCTTTTCGATTGGTACCGCTGTTTTTTCAGACCATTTATTTTCAGCAACATTGTAAACATAAGTGCGATTATGAACATCTTGATAGCCTTTACCACTTGCAAGTCCAGAAAACGAAATTAAGTAGTTTTGGTTTTTAATCATTACATGTGCAACAGCATTATTGCTTACGGCATGCGGTAATTCGCTAAGCGGATTAGCATTGGCGAATACTTTCAGCGTTGTCGTCGAAAGATAAAAACATAAGGCAAACAAGAGAAGAGTTAGTCGTGTTGGCATTGATGACTCATAAAATTAATTTAAGTTTAATTGCAATCGTACCATGAAATAAAGTGATCATGGTTCTAGCTTGTACTAATTAACATTTAAGTAATTGTTAAGGCATCTAGCTACCAAATTATCATCAAAATGTGCCAGTTAAAGCGTTTTTCTAGCTATTATTTTCTAATGAATTTTTACCATTATCTTAAATTACATGCGCCTGCTTTATAGTATTAGTCTGATATATAGACAAAATAGTTAAATTTATTTTATAAAAACAAGATGGATTGTTTTGTTTACAATTATCTTTGTTTATATGTTGCAGTTGTGTTACAAATTGGTTCAAAATTGTAAAAGTCGATGTTAGTATCGATTGAAAATTAAATTTTCGTCATCAGTTTTATGCTGATTTATAGTAATGTTTTATTTCGATAAACTAATAAATTCAATATCAATTTCATAACAAAAAGAGAGAATAATGAGAGAATTTACAAAAATAAAAAAAGCTATCTCACTAGCTATGTTTGGCAGCATAATTACTATGCCAGCTTTAGCTTTTGAAGAACAAGAAACCAGTGAAGTAGAGCGCATTTCAGTAACCGGTTCACGTATTGCTCGTACAGAACTTTCACAACCAACGCCAGTTATCGTACTTGATGCTAAAGATATTGCGAAGTTTGGCTCTCCAGATTTAGGTAGTATTTTAAGTGAATTGCCAGCTATTGGTTCAACAGACACCTTAATTGGTAACAATAATAGTAATGCTGCAGCAGGTACAAGTTCTGCAGATTTACGTCGTTTAGGTTCAGCTAGAACACTTGTGCTAATCGATGGTAAACGCCATGTAGCTGGTACGCCTGGGGAATCAACCGTTGATTTATCAACCATTCCTGCCGCACTAATTGAACGCGTTGAAATTATCACTGGTGGTGCTTCTGCTATTTACGGTTCAGACGCTGTTTCGGGTGTAATTAACGTTATATTGAAAAAAGACTTTGAAGGTTTTACTGCAAACTTAACCGGCACTAAGTCTACTGAAGGCGTTAATGAACGTAACCACACTTTTAACATTTTAGCAGGTACAGACTTTGCTGATGGTAGAGGTAACGTAACATTTTTTACCGGTGTTGAACGTACGGGTGAAGTAATGTCTGCAGATATTCGCCAATTTGAAGGTTGGGGAACAGTAGTAAATCCAGCTGATACGGGCGAAGATGACGGTATTCCTGATCGTTTAAGAAAGCGAAATGTATCATCAGAAATGATCCATGCAAATGGTGTTATTAACCCATTTGGCGGCGCTGCCGGTCGTTACGTGTTTGACGCTTCAGGCAACCCTGTAGTGCAAACCGATCGTGAATTTACCAACAGTTTTGCTTTTGGTAACTTTCCTGACGGTTGTCAGTATTGTTTCAATGGTGAAGATTACGAAAACTATTCACCAGGCGTTAAAAAAATTAACGTTGGTTCAACATTAAGCTTTGACCTTACCGATAACATCACGTTCACCAGTGATTTTAAATACGTTCGTTCAGACGTTGTACAACAATTCCAACCATCATTCAGATTCGGTAACATTGCCATTGATGTAGAAGAAAATGCATTTTTAGATGCAGGTTTACGTCAAACATTGTTAAATGCTGGCCAAACTAATGTAAGCATGGCTAAATTTTTCGACGAACTTGGTAACAGATCAGCGGCTAACCGTCGTGATTTATTCAGATATACGGCAGGTTTTGAAGGTCAGTTTTCAGTAAGCGACACCGCTATGGATTGGGAATTGTATTACGTTAACGGTGAAACAACGAACGAACGTAAAACACTTAATGACTTAATACCTGATAACTTCGTTGCCGCTGTTGACTCTGTAATTGACCCTAATACAGGACAAGCAGCATGTCGTAGCCAAGTGCCTAGTGCCCAAGGTGATGATTACCAAGACCCAGCTTCTGTTAATGGTAATAACTGTGTTGCGTTCAACCCATTTGGTCAAAGTTCTTCGCAAGAAGCTCGTGACTATGTATCTGCAGATGTAACACGTGAAGATAGCATTAAACAAGAATTTGTCGGTGGTGTAATCTCATTTGATACTAAAGAATTTATGGAATTACAAGGTGGTGGCATCGGTTTTGCTGCGGGTTTTGAATACCGTGAAGAGTCTTCAGAGTCAATTACTGATGAATTTACTAAGCGTGGTTTCTTAACCAGTGCCGCTTCACCTGATTCATACGGCGAATACGATGTTACTGAGTTTTTCGTAGAAGTAAGCTTACCTTTACTTGCCAATATGGAATTTGCACATGAACTAACTGTTGATGCAGCATTCCGTACAGCTGACTACTCTCATGCAGGTAAAGCAGAAGCATGGAAAGTTGGTTTAATGTATGCACCATTCGAAGATTTACGTATTCGCGGTACGATTGGTGAAGCGGTACGTGCACCAAATATTGCAGAAGCATTTGACCCTGTTTCTCCTGGTTTTGCCCGCGTAAGCGATCCATGTGACGCTGATAACGTTTCAGACGATCCAGATCGCGCTGCTAACTGTGCTGCATTAGGTATTCCTGCAGACTTTCAAGCAAACGATAACGTATCTGTAGATCTTCTTTCAGGCGGTAACCCTGATTTACAATCTGAAGACTCAGAGTCAATGACGGTTGGTTTTGTTTGGACTCCTTCGTTTGTTGAGGATTTCTCTGTAACCGTTGATTACTATGATATTGAAATTACAGACGCCATTACATTTGTTTCTGCACAAAATGTTGCTGATAACTGTGTAGATGCAACGGGTAGTCCAGATCAAGGTTTCTGTAGTCAAGTCGATCGTAATCCAACTACTAACGACATTGAACTTGTTCGTTCTGGTTATTTAAATGCTGCAGCGTTAAACACTAAAGGTGTTGAAGCTGTATTTAGATACAAGACAGACCTAAGTTCTTTTGATCTTCCAGGTGAGCTAAGAACTAACCTAATGGTAAGTAAATTACTAGAACTAGAGCAATTTGAATTCCAAGACCGTCCAGACGAAATTAACGTTGAAGATGGTGAGGTTGGTGATCCAAGTCTTCAACTTCGTTTCGGTTTAGACTATGAAATAGATGACTTAGTAGTAAGCTTTTCAACGCGTTTTATCGATCGTAGCTTTACGTTAGATATCTCTCCAACTGGCGATACAGCAGAAGATACATCTCCTGCCTATATTGGTTCTGTAACAACACACGACGTATCATTTAATTACCTAGTAAATGATAATGTTTCAGTAAGTGCTGGTATCAGAAACTTAACAGACAAGTTAGCACCAGGTTACACAGCTAATGCGATATACGACCTAGTTGGCCGTAGAGCATTCGCAGGCGTTAACGTAAAGTTCTAATCTGTTAACAAAGTTGGCTTTTTACAACGCTGATTTATAATAAAAGCGATAATACTTAGGTGTTATCGTTTTTTTTTATTTATAAATAGTAGAATTTAAATAGTTGATATTGTAGTGGAAGTACAGAATATATAGCGGAGGTACAGAACATATATAATGGAAATTTTGTAAATGCAGAAAACCCAAAGTACTCACATGTTTGGGCGTAATACAGCAAAGTAGTCATTAGTTAAATCGCTGAATGTTAACATGTCGAATCGTTTAGTATATTTAGGCGTATAAGTTCATGATATTAAATTTTTGCTAACTGTAAATTCTCTACTTAATTCTTTACTTAATTCTCTAACTACTTTTCGTCGTAAACACTGATCTACATTAGAAGCCATCAAACATCTCGGAAAGTAAGCAGTTGAAATATTTACGACCCATAAATACCTTATGCGTTGAGCCTTGGCGTAAATTTAAAAGAATCATATTAGCTATAGATCGAAAATTATCACAATAAATTCTTCAATATTAATAAATTTAAGGCATTAATTGTAGGTCGGGCTTTAGACTGTCAATTTGCATAAATACACTTTAGCTATAGCGGTAGGGTGTAAAATGATTAAAGTAATCTATCAGCAAATAGTTGAACTAAAAAGAGATAGGT
The Colwellia sp. Arc7-D genome window above contains:
- a CDS encoding TonB-dependent receptor, which encodes MREFTKIKKAISLAMFGSIITMPALAFEEQETSEVERISVTGSRIARTELSQPTPVIVLDAKDIAKFGSPDLGSILSELPAIGSTDTLIGNNNSNAAAGTSSADLRRLGSARTLVLIDGKRHVAGTPGESTVDLSTIPAALIERVEIITGGASAIYGSDAVSGVINVILKKDFEGFTANLTGTKSTEGVNERNHTFNILAGTDFADGRGNVTFFTGVERTGEVMSADIRQFEGWGTVVNPADTGEDDGIPDRLRKRNVSSEMIHANGVINPFGGAAGRYVFDASGNPVVQTDREFTNSFAFGNFPDGCQYCFNGEDYENYSPGVKKINVGSTLSFDLTDNITFTSDFKYVRSDVVQQFQPSFRFGNIAIDVEENAFLDAGLRQTLLNAGQTNVSMAKFFDELGNRSAANRRDLFRYTAGFEGQFSVSDTAMDWELYYVNGETTNERKTLNDLIPDNFVAAVDSVIDPNTGQAACRSQVPSAQGDDYQDPASVNGNNCVAFNPFGQSSSQEARDYVSADVTREDSIKQEFVGGVISFDTKEFMELQGGGIGFAAGFEYREESSESITDEFTKRGFLTSAASPDSYGEYDVTEFFVEVSLPLLANMEFAHELTVDAAFRTADYSHAGKAEAWKVGLMYAPFEDLRIRGTIGEAVRAPNIAEAFDPVSPGFARVSDPCDADNVSDDPDRAANCAALGIPADFQANDNVSVDLLSGGNPDLQSEDSESMTVGFVWTPSFVEDFSVTVDYYDIEITDAITFVSAQNVADNCVDATGSPDQGFCSQVDRNPTTNDIELVRSGYLNAAALNTKGVEAVFRYKTDLSSFDLPGELRTNLMVSKLLELEQFEFQDRPDEINVEDGEVGDPSLQLRFGLDYEIDDLVVSFSTRFIDRSFTLDISPTGDTAEDTSPAYIGSVTTHDVSFNYLVNDNVSVSAGIRNLTDKLAPGYTANAIYDLVGRRAFAGVNVKF